One Nostoc sp. UHCC 0302 DNA window includes the following coding sequences:
- a CDS encoding RpoD/SigA family RNA polymerase sigma factor: protein MNILKFLPTEIDNNQKKSPKLNDSVRNYLEEIGRVTLLTYEQEINFAQQVQQMIYLLAAKKELAVQLQREPILQEWAEYLNIDVVLLQQQLNLGQKAKQKMLQANLRLVVSIAKKYQQRNLEFLDLIQEGNLALERGIDKFDPNRGYKFSTYAYWWIRQGITRAIAQKSRTIRLPIHVFEKLNKIKRVQRELSQGLGRIPNTSEIATALSLTPSEVRECLHMTRKPMSLEMRIGSHQDSELQDILEDSGLSPEDYVVEESLQHDLEKLLAKLSPQQREVLSLRFGLKDGHELSLAQIGQQMGINRERVRQIEQQALKILRQNKGLVSIYLAN, encoded by the coding sequence AATGATAGCGTGCGTAATTATCTAGAAGAAATAGGGCGAGTAACTTTGTTAACCTATGAACAAGAAATTAATTTTGCTCAGCAAGTGCAGCAGATGATATATTTACTAGCGGCTAAAAAAGAACTAGCTGTGCAATTACAGCGTGAGCCGATATTACAAGAATGGGCTGAATATTTGAATATAGATGTCGTTCTACTGCAACAACAACTAAATTTAGGACAAAAAGCCAAGCAAAAAATGCTTCAAGCTAATCTGCGATTAGTAGTTTCAATAGCGAAGAAATATCAGCAACGGAACCTAGAGTTTTTAGATTTAATTCAAGAGGGAAATTTAGCTTTAGAACGAGGAATTGATAAATTTGATCCGAATCGTGGTTACAAGTTTTCTACTTACGCTTACTGGTGGATTCGTCAAGGAATTACACGAGCGATCGCTCAAAAAAGTCGCACTATTCGTTTACCAATTCACGTATTTGAAAAACTCAATAAAATTAAACGTGTACAGCGAGAATTATCACAAGGATTAGGCCGTATTCCTAATACTAGTGAAATTGCTACAGCTTTATCTTTAACACCTAGTGAAGTTAGAGAATGCTTACACATGACCCGTAAACCTATGTCTTTAGAAATGCGAATTGGATCACATCAAGATTCAGAATTACAAGACATTCTAGAAGATAGTGGACTCTCTCCCGAAGATTACGTTGTTGAAGAATCTCTACAACACGATTTAGAAAAATTGTTAGCAAAGTTATCTCCCCAACAACGTGAAGTATTAAGTTTGCGCTTTGGCTTAAAAGATGGACATGAACTTTCTTTAGCACAAATTGGTCAGCAAATGGGTATAAATCGAGAACGGGTACGGCAAATAGAACAACAGGCTCTCAAAATCCTGAGACAAAATAAAGGATTGGTAAGTATTTATCTTGCTAACTAA